One segment of Triticum aestivum cultivar Chinese Spring chromosome 2A, IWGSC CS RefSeq v2.1, whole genome shotgun sequence DNA contains the following:
- the LOC123185196 gene encoding probable protein phosphatase 2C 58 yields MPCKAKMASVQVQRKVGNQDDGLHGAEQEAVRATGRGKSKASARKVTYGFHLVEGKMPHGMEDRHVAEFRRLDDGNEVGLFGVFDGHSGADVATYLRNHLFDNILGEPDFWEDTMGAIRRAYHRTDRKVLKKKKVTADGEEIVRPRRGGSTAVTVILLNGETLVVANVGDSRAVVCESGRARQLSVDHEPLRERDAIESRGGFVTEMHGDVPRVDASLAMSRAFGDRKLKEHISSDPDVAIEHVGDDTEFVVVASDGLWKVMSNQEVVDEVRSTRDARKAAVKLVDAAVDRGSKDDIACVVVRIH; encoded by the exons ATGCCCTGCAAAGCAAAGATGGCCTCTGTACAGGTGCAACGGAAG GTTGGAAACCAAGACGACGGCCTCCATGGCGCCGAGCAGGAGGCGGTGCGCGCCACGGGGAGAGGCAAGAGCAAGGCGTCGGCGCGGAAGGTAACCTACGGCTTCCACCTGGTGGAGGGCAAGATGCCGCACGGCATGGAGGACCGCCACGTGGCCGAGTTCCGGCGCCTGGACGACGGCAACGAGGTGGGCCTCTTCGGCGTCTTCGACGGCCACTCGGGCGCCGACGTCGCCACCTACCTCCGGAACCACCTCTTCGACAACATCCTCGGCGAGCCAGACTTCTGGGAGGACACCATGGGGGCGATACGGCGCGCCTACCACCGCACCGACAGGAAGGTGCTCAAGAAGAAGAAGGTGACCGCCGACGGCGAGGAGATAGTAAGGCCACGCCGCGGCGGGTCCACGGCGGTGACGGTCATCCTCCTCAACGGGGAGACCCTGGTGGTGGCAAACGTGGGGGACTCCCGCGCCGTCGTGTGCGAGAGCGGCAGGGCGAGGCAGCTCTCCGTGGACCACGAGCCGCTTCGGGAGCGCGACGCCATCGAGAGCAGGGGAGGCTTCGTTACCGAGATGCATG GGGACGTGCCTCGCGTGGACGCGTCGCTGGCGATGTCGCGGGCGTTCGGTGACCGGAAACTCAAGGAGCACATCAGCTCCGACCCGGACGTGGCCATCGAGCACGTCGGGGACGATACGGAGTTCGTCGTCGTCGCCAGCGACGGGCTCTGGAAGGTGATGTCCAACCAGGAGGTGGTGGACGAGGTGAGGAGCACGCGCGACGCCCGGAAGGCGGCGGTGAAGCTCGTGGATGCGGCTGTGGACCGGGGTAGCAAGGACGACATCGCTTGCGTTGTCGTGCGCATCCATTGA